A genomic stretch from Penicillium digitatum chromosome 4, complete sequence includes:
- a CDS encoding Nuclear distribution protein nudF 1 — protein sequence MSQLLTTRQAEELHKGIIAYLTSVNLHHSSAALREELGDSIRVDETTLKKYEGLLEKKWTSVVRLQKKIMDLEARCASLQSELDTATPTSMNRKNQDPVTWLPRAPARHDLESHRSPVSCLAFHPIFSSLASGSDDTTIKIWDWELGELERTIKGHTRAVLDVDYGGPRGGTLLASCSSDLTIKLWDPADDYKNIRTLPGHDHSVSAVRFIPSGAAGSPMSGNLLVSASRDLTLRIWDVTTGYCVKSMQGHGDWIRDVTPSPDGRFLFSGGDDRVARLWDISSGDTKSTFLGHEHYIECVAFAPPTSYLHLATIAGLKKPPPASSSAEFVATGSRDKTIRIWDIRGNCIKTLVGHDNWVRSLVFHPGGRYLLSVSDDKTLRCWDLTQEGKCVRKIVAHDHFISSLRWAPPLVKDASANEGANGAEAASNGAKVDPNATKMSIRCVLATGSVDLKVRVFAA from the exons ATGAGCCAACTTCTCACGACGCGGCAGGCGGAGGAGCT ACATAAAGGAATAATCGCCTACCTCACTTCTGTGAATTTACACCACAGCTCCGCCGCTTTACGAGAAGAACTAGGCGACTCGATCCGAGTTGACGAGACTACACTAAAGAAATATGAAGGACTCCTGGAGAAGAAATGGACGAGCGTAGTCCGGTTACAGAAAAAG ATTATGGACCTGGAGGCACGATGCGCTTCACTCCAGTCCGAGTTGGACACTGCAACCCCGACTTCTATGAACCGTAAAAACCAAGACCCAGTCACCTGGCTGCCTCGAGCACCAGCGCGTCATGACCTCGAATCACACCGCTCGCCAGTATCGTGTCTCGCTTTCCATCCAATATTCTCTTCATTGGCCTCCGGTTCAGATGACACCACAATCAAGATTTGGGACTGGGAGTTGGGCGAATTAGAACGCACAATCAAAGGACATACCAGGGCAGTGTTAGACGTTGACTATGGAGGACCGCGTGGAGGCACACTTCTTGCATCTTGCTCGTCAGATCTAACGATCAAATTGTGGGACCCGGCTGACGATTATAAGAACATCCGAACGCTACCGGGGCACGACCACAGTGTTTCAGCCGTTCGATTCATTCCATCCGGAGCTGCAGGGTCTCCCATGTCAGGAAACCTGCTAGTCTCAGCCTCTCGCGATCTCACACTGCGCATATGGGATGTGACGACAGGATATTGTGTCAAATCCATGCAGGGCCACGGAGACTGGATTCGAGATGTCACACCATCCCCAGACGGCCGGTTCCTGTTCTCCGGTGGAGATGACCGAGTTGCACGTCTGTGGGATATCTCATCCGGTGACACTAAATCAACATTCCTAGGTCACGAGCACTATATCGAGTGTGTGGCCTTTGCTCCACCGACGAGCTACCTTCACTTGGCCACTATTGCAGGGCTGAAGAAGCCACCGCCGGCATCATCGTCCGCCGAGTTTGTGGCTACAGGTTCTCGCGATAAGACCATCCGTATCTGGGATATCCGTGGAAACTGCATCAAGACCCTTGTTGGCCACGACAACTGGGTCCGCTCATTGGTCTTCCATCCCGGCGGAAGATACCTTCTCTCGGTATCTGACGACAAGACTTTGCGTTGCTGGGATCTCACGCAAGAAGGCAAGTGTGTACGCAAGATCGTGGCCCACGACCACTTCATCAGTTCGCTTCGGTGGGCACCACCTTTGGTTAAGGATGCCAGTGCAAACGAGGGCGCGAACGGTGCTGAGGCTGCGTCTAATGGGGCAAAAGTAGACCCCAATGCAACAAAGATGTCCATTCGATGTGTCCTAGCGACCGGCAGTGTTGATCTCAAGGTCCGGGTCTTCGCGGCATGA
- a CDS encoding Nucleic acid-binding, OB-fold — protein sequence MAPSHLLRATMPLRASITTPLSLIRPSILQSTTYLTTPLRNASTATPTITKPKTIGTETQAPSRLRNYASALKTGTVVSVGRMDRTVRVCHRHTVWDRHIRKFYPKETHFLVSDPRNSLRDGDIIEFSSGAPKSRNVHHVVERIVTPFGEAIADRPAVLSKEEREAERETRWAAKYLRRESKRLGREVDLVKEAAKAGVPVPKGEVLSTAQLIHRIHAEDERIGKVKRIVQERLAESERVTQERMKEAEN from the coding sequence ATGGCACCAAGCCACCTCCTCCGGGCAACAATGCCTCTCCGCGCCTCAATCACGACACCTCTGTCCCTGATACGCCCCTCAATCCTGCAGTCAACCACATACCTCACCACGCCCCTCCGCAATGCCTCAACAGCCACCCCAACCATCACAAAGCCCAAGACCATCGGCACAGAGACACAAGCGCCCTCCCGATTGCGCAACTACGCCTCCGCCCTGAAAACCGGCACCGTGGTTTCGGTCGGCCGCATGGACCGCACAGTGCGTGTCTGCCACCGCCACACGGTCTGGGACCGACACATTCGCAAGTTCTACCCAAAGGAAACGCACTTTCTCGTCTCCGACCCACGCAACTCCCTCCGCGACGGCGACATAATCGAGTTCTCGTCTGGCGCGCCCAAGAGCCGAAACGTGCACCACGTCGTCGAGCGTATCGTCACGCCTTTCGGTGAGGCGATTGCGGACCGTCCTGCTGTTTTATCGAAGGAGGAGCGTGAGGCTGAGCGTGAGACGCGCTGGGCGGCGAAGTATCTGCGTCGCGAGTCGAAGCGGCTTGGTCGTGAGGTGGATCTTGTGAAGGAGGCGGCTAAGGCCGGTGTGCCTGTGCCTAAGGGTGAGGTGCTTTCTACTGCGCAGCTGATTCATCGTATTCATGCGGAGGATGAGCGCATCGGGAAGGTTAAGAGGATTGTGCAAGAAAGACTGGCGGAGAGTGAGAGGGTTACCCAGGAGAGAATGAAGGAGGCTGAGAATTGA